TAAACGCGAGCAATATAGTAACTTTTTCTATAAAGAAGCAACTTTAAATCCCACGAATCAACGCGATAAAGCTGACGCTTTTGAAACCGCTGTGGTTGAAAGATTTCGGAAACAATCAGGAATCCAAGAAGTAACAGGATTTCGTTCCCTTCCGAGTGGAGAAATCTTTTATGTCGCTCGCCCCTTGGTAATTTCTGACCAAAGCTGCCTACGCTGCCACAGCACTCCCGAACAGGCTCCTAAAAGTCAAATTGCTACTTACGGTCGTGACAACGGTTTTGGTTGGAAACTCAATGAAATTATTGGTGCAAAAGTCATATCAGTCCCCGCCAGTGCCGTGTTTAATGAAGCTCGGCATTTGCAAGTCTTGGTCATCGGCAGCCTCAGTGTTTTCTTTCTGCTAGCCATGATTATTATTAATCTATTTCTCAAATTTGCGGTTACTAATCCCCTGAAGCGGATGGCTCACTTGTCGAAACAAGTCAGTACTGGTGACATGAAGGGCGAATTTGAACACCCAGCTCATGATGAAATTGGGATATTAGCCGCCTCTCTGAATCGGATGAAAGTCAGCTTGGAAATGGCGATGAATATGTTGAATACAGAAATACAAGAGTGAGGGGATAACCGCTGGGTAACCGCTTGCCCTGACCTTCAGTTTCAGGTTAGTAATCGGCGCTGAAACTCTTGGGAATGCTTCGAGTTGGGAATTTTTTTAGCTAACGCTTCTACTAATTGATTGGCCGACAGCCCGGGATTTTGAGCCAGTGTGCGCCGACAGATAATTGCCGCCATAGGGCCAATATATTCCGCGAGTTCCTGTTGACAATAACGGATAAAATTAGGGTCGAGTGCGGGCGCTGTCGTAGGAATTGATGAGTGACTCGGATTGGCAGTCGGCGGGGGTACTGGGGGGATTTCGGGTTGTGGGGTTAGGGGTGACTTGGGGGCAGAGGGTGACGAAGGTCTATAGGGTCTGAGTTCTTCGGTCTGCTGTGCTAATGGCTGTACAGGGAGCGTCTGTTGGAAGTAAATCTGAGGTATAGCCTTGGGCAAAGAATTTTGGGGGATATAGCTATCGCTGCTAATCTGTTCGAGTTGTTGCAAAATCTCGGCGGCTGTTTGAGGACGCTGATGGGGGAAACGTGCCATCATCCGATCCAAAAGGTCTGCGAGTTGGGGAGAAGCTAAGGAAGTCGCGTCACGCCAGCGCAGCTCGTCGGTATAGGAGTCATACAATTTACTAGGGTCTTTGCCACTCAGCAGATAAATAAACGTGCGCCCCAAAGCAAAGAAATCCGATTGGGGTACGGCTTGACCGTTGAATTGCTCTGGGGGTGTATAACCGGCGGAAATCACTCCCGTAACCTCACCTGTGGCTTGTTTGGTGACATAGGTCTCCGTAACTTCCCGTGCCGTACCAAAATCAATTAATACAAGATGTCCATCGGATCGGAGCATGATGTTGGAGGGCTTGATATCCCGATGGAAAAAGTGTTGACTGTGTACCTCCTGTAGGATTGTGAGCAGTTGGATCAGCCATTGACGTGCTAATTTATGATCGATGGGGCTGCCCCGCTGTTGGATATATTGCTCTAAATTCAACCCCTCAATCTTTTCCATGACCAGACAGTGCAATGGCTCTGATCGGTTTCGAGGCAAGAAGACAAAGTAGGCATTGGGTTCTACTCTGGGAATGCCAGGATGATTGAGTCGCGCTAGGACTTGAGCTTCTCGTTGGAAGAGTTCGACATACTTGGGATGATTATTGCTCAGGACTTTCAAGACTTGAACAGGGCCAGAGCGATCGCTCACTTCATAGGTTTTCCCGAAGCCGCCACTTCCTAGCTGGCGCATCACCCGATAGCGACCTTCCAACAATAACTCAGAGCTACAGGTCTGACAGAACAGTTGGGTGTCGCGATTGTCGGTATTTGAGCAGCTAGGATTGATGCAAAGGCTCATCCGGATTAGCGAGTAGTGAACTGGGGGATTTAAGCGTCTTCTTCTATGGCTTTGCCTCCCCAACTCTTTTTACCAAGAGCAAGCGCTGGTTCGGGATAAGCACAATCTCTTTCCCTGAACATGGGGGAAGGTAGGAATTCACTGGTTCCAATCCTATGGTAGTGGATTGCCATCGGGGAGTTGAGGGGTCTAGATTAGAATGTTCTGACTCCCTAAACATTCCACTGGACGCGATAGAGCTGAAGCGGATGATCTTTGCCCTTGACCCACACGGGGGGCATTTTTTCAATCGCTACATTGGGGTCATTGAGCTGATCTAGGGTGCTTTGGGAAATCATAATCTCCCCTTCCTGCGCGGCGCTACAGATTCGGCTCGTGACATTGGTGGTATCGCCAATGGTGGCGTATTGAATCAGATTCTGGGAGCCAATATTTCCCGCAGCAACTTTGCCGGTATTGAGTCCAATATGGATTTGAATATCGATACCGTGTCGCTGTTGCCATTGGTCGTGCAGGCGCAAAACCGCTTTTTGCATGGCGATCGCCGCATGAACCGCACGCCGCGCATCATCCGGTTGTCGATAGGGAGCGCCCCAAACAGCCAGTAGAGCATCTCCAATATATTTCTCCAAGGTGCCTTCGTATTGAAATACAATGTCTTCGACCATCACCTCGAAGTATTCATTGAGCATTTCAATGATTTGGCGCGGCTCCATGGTGGAGGACATAGCTGTAAAGCCGCTAATGTCTGCAAACAGCGCGGTTACCTCCGTATCCACAATCTCCAAGTTCCCTTCTTCCTTGAGCTTTTTACTCACGGCTTGAGGGAAGAAACGCTCTAGTTTCGTCCGCACGATCGCTTCCGATTGCATCTTCTTGTTGAGTTCTGTATTTTCAATCGCGATCGCTGCTTGGTTAGCCAGCGCCGTCAGGAACTCCAAATCTTCCTGGGAATAGATATCCGCCATGGAAAGATTGTCGGTATAGAGTACCCCAATCACCGTATCTCGCGGTTTCAAGGGTACACACATCGAAGCCTGGATCGCTTGGTTGAGCACAGACAACGACTCACTAAACCGCTGATCTTGGCGGGCATCCGAAATTAAAACCGAATCCCCATTTTGCTGAACGAAATTGGTAATCGTTGTGCTATAAAACTGGTCATCCGTTGGCACTCCAATTCGGAACTTAACCGCTTTTTGCTCAAGCTGTCCGGTTTCCTCATTCACCAGTAAAATCACAGCTCGGTCAACATTCATAATCTCGAACAATAGGTCGAGAATTTTCTCAAATAGCCTTTCATTCTCTTCAGGAGAAGAAAGTTGTTTGCTCACTTCCAATAAAATTTTCAGCTTATCTACAGCCCGTTGAGTCGCATCCTCTTGTCGTAACTTGAGGACTGAGCGCTGATATTTTGAACTCTCTTGCTGGAGTAATTCCTGCATCTCGACACGAGTTTGTTCCGGTGAAAACCGTCTCAAAATCGAGAGGTTTGCGGTTTCATCCTTTAAGGGAGCCGATGCCTGATGTTTCTCAATGGAATGGACAAATTTAAACAATACACTCCCACAGCGAACTAAATCTCCATTCCTGAGTTGACATTGGTCAATTTCCCGCTCATTCACATAGGTTTTATTCAGGCTGCCCAAATCCTTCATCATCACACCCTGATCATTAATGATGAGCTGAGCATGGTGACGGGAAAGACTTTTATGAAGCAAGATGATGGTGTTACTGATCTCACGCCCGATCGTGTTTAAACCAAACTGTAATTCATGAACTTTTTGGTCAGGATTCTCTGGATTTTGGATTAAGTACGGCACGCTCTCATCTCCCTCAGCGCTCATCAGTGGTCAATGCTTAGTCGTTAGTGGCAAAAACAACTGATCCTTAACTTCCAAGCATATAGGTTTTTCGGGGTCTTCCTCCCTTAATCAGGGAAGATGGGTTACTGTTTATTGAACCTTTGTCTGACTCCTTCAGTCTAAAGGAGTCAGCAAACCAACTGGTGAGGGAGAACCACAGGTGTCAGTAATACCTGCCGAGGCGTCAAGCAATGACCCTACTGCTCAAGAAGCTGAAACCGACATCGACTTGGTGCTACAGTGCCAACAGGGAAACCAACAAAGTTTCCGCCAACTGTATCGGCGCTATTGTGCGCGAGTGCGGTCAACCCTCTACCAACTCTGTGGTGGTGAGGCTCTCGATGATTTAGTCCAAGAGGTTTTCCTCCGTGCCTGGAAAGGCTTACCCCAGCTACGGCAGGCGTCCCAATTTTCGACCTGGCTTTATCGGATCTGCTGGAATGTGGCATCTGATCAACGGCGGCAATTTGCCCAAGAGCGTTCTTTTAACTCCAAACTCAAAAGTGATAGAGAGCGATTGTCTCCTAGCGACTCGAAACACTCTCAAGCGCCTGACTTGATGGAACTGCACTATCAAGACATCATACAGAGGGGACTGCAACAGTTGAGTTTTGAGCATCGTGCTGTACTGGTGTTGCATGACTTAGAGGATTTGCCACAAAAGGAGGTGGCGCAAATTTTGGGCATCGCTGTGGGAACCGTGAAGTCTCGTCTTTTTCATGCCCGAACATCCCTGAGGAAATATATCCAGCAACAAGGAGAGATGCTATGACTCCGTTACCGCCCGAAGACCGAGAATGGCAAGAGTTTCTGCATAAACATCGTCCCATACCTCCACCTGCCCAATTTGACTTGGAAGATCAACTGATGAAGGCGGTGGAAAAGTCTCCCCAGCCTAGTATTAATCAGCGGCTTTTGCCTTGGCCGCCAGCGCTGATTGCCGGTTTAGTGATGCTGTTAAGTGGTTATCGCCTATTGATTGCCGCACCAGAGTCCTCTCGCGCCAATGTGGAAACATTCCTACAAGACAACTGGAATGAAGTAGTGGGCGATACATCCCCCCAGTTACAGACTCATGATGTTGTACAAGTCAATTGGCAGTTAGAGACGAATGGGGCACGGTGAGCTTTCTAGACATAGAAAATCAGGAAGCATGAAACTCTACACTTCATCCTTCACACGGCGCTAACGCACTGCTTCGCTAACATACTTCATAGTTGATACGTCATTAACATGTGGTTACATCGTGTATCTGTGTCGTTCGTGCTGCTGCTTGCGCTGGGAAGTGCGATCGCCTTGAGCAAACCCAACACCGCATTCCCCCATCTCGTCGGACAAAACTTAGGAGGGCAAAAGGGTGGGGCGCAGGGGGAGTTCCGGTTGATGGAACAACTCAACCTGACTTCGGTGCAAAAGCAAAAGCTAAAAGCGATTTACTCCCAGTACAAAGATCGAATATCGCAACACAAACAGGCTGTACGTCAATCGACCCAAGAGTTGCGTCAACTCATGGTCAGTACGGCTTCAACTGACGAAGTTCGGGCTAAATATCAGCAAGTGGAATTGATGCGCCACCAGTTAGAAGCCGCCAGCTTTGAAAGTATGCTCGCCATGCGAGAGGTGTTAACCCCCACTCAACGAACCCAGTTTGCTCAACTGATGGAACAACAGGGGAAATTAGCCGACAATCGGATGGTTCTGCCCAGAGGGTATTAATGAATGAAGTTCGTCTACCTTCACGGTTTTGCTTCAACGCCTGAGTCAGCGAAAGCCTTGTATCTGCGCGAAGCCTTCGCTGCCTGTAAGATTTCCCTGGAAGTGCCTGACCTCAACCAGGGTGACTTTTCCCACTTGACGATCGCCCGCCAGATCACTCAAGTCGAGTCTCTATTTCCCTGTGATGGGACACCCGTCACGTTAATCGGGTCTAGTTTGGGGGGTCTAACATCCGCTTGGTTAGCCGAAAAGCACTCCCAAGTTCAGCGACTTGTCTTACTGGCTCCAGCCTTTGGATTTCTCGATCATTGGTTGCCGCAACTGCAAGCAGAACAGCTTCGTCAGTGGCAGACATCGGGATATTTGCCGATTTATCACTACGGAGAACAGCGATCGCTTCCCCTCCATTACCAGTTTATTGAAAACGCCAGCCAGTACCGAGAAACGCAACTTTCGCGACCTGTACCCACCCTAATTTTGCATGGACGGCAGGATGAGGTGATACCCTTAGCGGCAAGTCAAGCTTATGCAAATGTGCGTCCTTGGGTACAACTAAGGGAACTGGATAGCGACCACGGATTAAGGGATGTCATGCCGCAAATTTGGCAGGCTATTCAGGTTTTTTGCAAGCTTAAAATCGAGATTGAATGATAAGTGAGTGATAGAACCTGCACTTGCATATCGAAGGCATTCATAAAAGCATAAGAGCCTTCTATCCTCTGCCTTTCTTGAGCAGCCTTAAAATCCGCTGACAAGCTACTGATTAGCCAAGGAAGAAACACGAAGAAAATGCAGGCTAAAATTTAGATTAAGAATCTGACAAAATAGCGATGGAATCAACTACTATACACGCGCTCAAAGAATGGGCTGTTGCCGTTGATGCCTTAGAAAAAGGCAACATGATCATGCTGCTACGCAAAGGGGGCATTAAGGAAGAGGGGAACCGTTTCAGTGTCACTCACAATCAGATTTTGCTCTACCCTACCTATGAGCATCAACAGCCTAACTTGCTGAAACCAGAGTACGCGGCTCAAGTCACACCTGTAACGTCAGGTTGGCATCCGGAAACCGTTCAAATTAGTAGCTGGGCTGAGATGACTGATATTTTGCTGGTGAGTGACGAAAAAGCGGTTGTCAGGCTGTTACCCTATCACATCTGGAATGAGCAATTTGTCAGCGATCGCCTCCGCTGGAAACCCCGTCAGTCCCTGTTTATCCTTTTGTTACGAACTTACCGACTCCCTCAACCCCAATCGATTGGTTATCGTCCTGAATACGGGGGCTGTCGCTCATGGATTGACCTAACTGAAGCGATTAATTTAGAGGGTATTGTGCCTGTTTTGGATGATACAACCTACACCGCTCAGGTGACCCAAATTCGTAAGGTACTCACAATATAAGGATATTTCTATCTAACTCAAAATCCTCTATCGTCCTGAACATCAAACGTCCCATTTTTTATAGCTTTCTATAAATAGCCATAAAGCTTAAGTTCTGCTTGAGCAATTCTTTCGGCTTCTTCAATTTCTTTAGGAGCACGTCTTTTATGGATGCCAATCGACTGGGGATGAGCCTTTTTGATTTGTTTTTCCAGTTGTCGATTCATTTTGGCTCCAAAGTGGGTAGCAATTAGCTCTCCACAGGTGAGGCTATCGCTCATTATATCTTCATATTTTACCAATAGTACTCGGCCTGTCTGTACAACCTCAGGCTGAGAAAAGAAGTTGTGACACCGTCCCACCATCTCCTTCCACATCCAGATGGCTCTGACATAAGGGGTGCTGCCCAGAAATTCTTCTTCTCGCCCCTCCTCAACCCACCAAGGAACATAACGTGTATCATATTTACGACCGATGGGCATTTCGGAGGTATTGAGAGCCATTAACTTTTCATCGGTCAGTACATCATAGGTTCTAACTAAGGAATCGGCACAATCTCGACCATCTCGGTAGAGGTGAAGAATACGACAATCGGGTAGCGCACGATATGTAAATTCTGGGGCAAAGCTGAGAAAAGGTTCTTTATAAACGATGCGTTCAACGACTCGTTTACGTTGCAAAGTTTGAAAAAGTTCTTGGCTACTCATATAGCCTTTGAGCCATTGATGCAAGCCTGAAAATCGCGAATAGGGAATACCCGAATCAAGATAATTTTGAAAGGAAGCTTCAAGTTCAAAAGCTAGGACATTATAGATATAGTCCGGTAAGGAATAGTTGACCAGATGGGGAATTGAAACGGGAATCAGGAGACCAGAAATACATTCTGAATTCGCTAAAGCTCTGAGTGCCGTCATTAAAAATGTCGTTCCTGAACGAGGGCATCCCAGAACGATGCAATATTTTACTTTCATGTTTAATTTAGGGTTAAAACAGCTAAGTTGAACTTAGCGCTACTTCTCCCAAAAGACAGTTTTACTCTTAAAATATAACTGTTTTAAAAAGATTTACATCAAAACATTGATTTTTTTTATAAAATCAACCCTAAAGTTAGAAATTAGTAAAACAATCGGCGGTAACTCAGGCGATATTGCAGATTGGTTTGTCGCATTCCTATTGCTTTAGCTGGAACCCCAGCAACAATGGTGAAGGGGGGAACACTTTTAGTCACAACGGCACCTGCTGCCACAGCACAGCCTTTACCTAAAGTGACTCCCGGTAAAATCATGGCGCGTGTGCCAATAAAAACGTAATCTTCAATAGTTACTGGACGAATACGACCTGTAAAATCACAAGTTTGCAAGTCATGATCGGCTGTTAAAATGCATACTTCGGAGGAAATAGATACATTATCCCCAATCGTAATAGTACCCCGATTATCCAATCGACAATTCTGATTGATCACGCTGTTCTTGCCCAGCTTCAAGTTTTTTTGGGCATCAAATTTTGTTCCCATCAAAATAACGCTATCTAAACCAATCTCGAAACGAAGTAATCCTCGATAGAAACCTAAACGAATAAAATGGAAAGGGATATGATTGACGAGATGATTAGTAAGGTATAAAAGGCTTTCTGATAAAAAAAGTTTGCTTCTGTCTATCCAAAGCTTTTTAGTCAGGTTCAACATCATCTCACTCTATTTTTTAGAGGAAAATCGATGTAATAGATAGGGAACGCCCAGCAGAACTGGCTCTCTAATCAATTCAGAACTGAGTTTTAATCTATCTAATATAGTTTTATTATCTTTTAAGTGATAATTTCGGTTTTCTGAGTTGAATAAACGTTTCCATTCCCTGTTGGCCTCCTCTTTGCCGATGTGAGTCATCGTGAAACTCTTATGTTCAGAATGACAACGAAAATAACCTAAATAATCGTTGAGCTTAAGAAATTTGCCCTGTTTATAGAGGCGACCAAAAAATTCTAAATCAATAGCAAACTGAAGACTAGCATTCAGAAGTCCACTTTGTGCCATGGCAGAGCGTCGCCAGAATGCTGTTTCGGAGCAGACGTTATACACAAGGGTTTTGGGGTCAAAGGGGGGTAGACAACACCAACCCGTTACCTGACCCAAATCATTGATTAAAATTCTATTTCCATGAACAACAATATAATCGGGATGATGATGAAAGGCTTTTAAAATTTTGTGAAATGTTTCTCTGACATAGACATCATCGCTATTAATCCATCCCAAAATTTCACCGCTACTTTTTTCTAAACCTTGATTAATGGCATCCGCTTGACCTCTATCTTTTTGAGAGTGCCAGTAAAATAAATACTTCTCATATTTTTTAATAATTTCAACCGAACCATCGGTACTGCCACCATCAATGAGAATATATTCTAGATTAGGATAACCTTGTAGTAAAACCGAGCGAATGGTTGCCTCAAGAAAGTTTCCTTGATTGTAACTAGGAGTTACGATACTCAAACGAGGCCACTCAGAGCCATTCGGCATCTTTTCAGGTAATAGCTTACTCTGTTTTGTCCAAGGCCATCCTATCTTGCCGGGTGGTGGTGGAGGTAAGTCTTGGAGGGTAAAGGCCGTCGTCATGGTTGTGCCGGTGCCTGAAGAATCTGGTTAAAGGTGGTTTTCGCTATGCTAACGCCGACAATGCGATCACACAACTCTCCCACAGGATACAATCCTCATTATCCCGTTGAGGCGATCGGCTTTACGGGTAGCGTAGGCCATCGCAGTTACAATAAGTGAGCTGAGATTAAGCATTAACAGACTCTTGGCATTAATCCTATCCATTACCTGAGTTCAAACTACAGGTGTTTGCCTCTCAGGAGTACTTTTTGAAAATACAGTCAATGAATAGCTTGAGAATTTTGCTCATCTCTTCAGTAGTACCACGAGATACCACAGGCGGTGAGTTGGTTCTATACAGGCATTTTTCTCAGTTTCCCGGATTGAACCTTGCAATTGCAACCGATCAAGGCCAAGGTTTACTAGCTGCCGATATCATCAATGTTCGCGCAAACCGACTATTAACTCGACTAGCAAAAACACGCTTTTCTAAGTGGTTTCATGATGTATTTCAGTGCTTCAATACTTTTCATGATGCTCAAGAAATTCGGAACTATATCAAAGATAAAAAGCCAGATATAATTCTTACCGTCGCTCACAACGAATTTTGCTGGCTAGCGCAACAGATGGCAGAAGAATTTAATATTCCCCTGGTAACCTTCTTTCATGATTGGTGGCCTGACATGGCTTATGTGCATTCCTTTGCACGAGGATTTATAACCAGGCGCTTCAAGCGACTTTATCAGCAAAGCCAACTGGCATTATGTGTCGATGAAGAAATCAGGCAAGCCCTAGGGAAACACCCCAACGCCCAAATTTTGTATCCTATTCCCCATCCATTTGTAAAAGAAGAATCTCCAGCTACAGGGGTTGGAGGAGATTCATTCACCCTAATTTATGCAGGAACTCTTTCTGGTATTTACGGGCCTATGATGCAAGATTTATGTGCATTTATTCAGAATTACCCTAAACTAAACTTAAAACTATTTGGCCCTCCCCTTGATTGGCCAGATTTTATGGTGCAGCAGGTCAAATCCGCTCAAATTTATGGTGGTTTTATCTCCAATTTAAGAGATGAACTCAAGAAGGCCAATGCTTTACTGGTTGCGATGTCTTTCAACCCGCGAGATCAGATGCGAATGCAAACCAGCTTCCCTTCTAAAATCGTAGACTATTGCCAGTTTGGAAAACCGATTATCATTTGGGGGCCAGACTATAGTTCGGCTGTTCACTGGGGACGTAAACATCAGTCAGCGTTAGTGGTAACCTCTCCTGTCGCCCAGGATTTAGTGAATGCCATTCAAAAATTAGCTAATCAGACCCAAGAACAAAAACGCTTGGGAAATAAGGCTTTACAAATGGCTCAAAAAATGTTTGAGCCAGAGAAAATTCAACAGCAGTTTGTGAATAGTATCTATCAAATTGCTGGTTTAAAATTTAATGATGACACTTATCAATAGGGGTATTGACACCATATGGCATCCAAAAAAGTCAATAATTTTATAGACAGTTTATTGTTGTCTATTTTTCAAAAGCTACCAATTCGTTTAATTAATAGATTTCTGTGGTTATTTCATCGAAATCCCACCTTAGGAGATAAGTGGGGTTACTACATCCGGAAATTTCACTACTATGACCCTCTACCCAACTTTTCAGATATTACTAAAGAACAGGTTCTTAAAAGACGAATATCAACCGCTATAGATTGGAATTTAGAGGCTCAAATAAACCTGATTCAAAAGTTGAGTTTATCTAAGCCAGAAATTGACCACATTAAGGATGGAAAAAATTCTAATTTAAAATTTAATTTCTTGAACGACTTCTACTCAGAAGTTGATGCAGCAATCTACTATACCCTGATCAGAGAGATAAAACCGACGAAGATTATAGAGATTGGGTGTGGATATTCCACTCAAATTGCAGCCTTAGCGATCGCTCAAAATCAACAAGAGGGAAAGAGGGGCAAAATCATTTGTATTGAACCTTATCCCGAACCTCAACTCATTGAAGCCAATCTTGATGTTGAGCTGCTGATTGAACGAGTCGAAAATATTGATTTAAAAAATTTTGAGCCATTAAGTGCTAACGACATTCTTTTCATTGATTCGACCCATACCGTAAAATTTGGTAGTGATGTCTGTCGGGAAATTTTGGAAATTTTGCCAGCTCTTGCCAGTGGCGTTTGGATTCACTTTCATGATATATTTTTCCCCTACGATTACCCCCCACAATGGTTGATTGAGAAGCGTTTAGCCTGGAATGAGCAATATATGCTAGAGGCATTTTTGGCTTACAATTCTCGCTTTGAAGTCGTCCTAGCCAATCATTGGCTCTCTGTAGACTACCCGCAGGAAGTTGCTAAGATTTGGCCTGGAGTTGTTAACTGGGAAAAAGACCCTTATCACCATTGTGCAGGTTTA
This Microcoleus sp. AS-A8 DNA region includes the following protein-coding sequences:
- a CDS encoding class I SAM-dependent methyltransferase, with the protein product MASKKVNNFIDSLLLSIFQKLPIRLINRFLWLFHRNPTLGDKWGYYIRKFHYYDPLPNFSDITKEQVLKRRISTAIDWNLEAQINLIQKLSLSKPEIDHIKDGKNSNLKFNFLNDFYSEVDAAIYYTLIREIKPTKIIEIGCGYSTQIAALAIAQNQQEGKRGKIICIEPYPEPQLIEANLDVELLIERVENIDLKNFEPLSANDILFIDSTHTVKFGSDVCREILEILPALASGVWIHFHDIFFPYDYPPQWLIEKRLAWNEQYMLEAFLAYNSRFEVVLANHWLSVDYPQEVAKIWPGVVNWEKDPYHHCAGLWLRKK